From Aythya fuligula isolate bAytFul2 chromosome 20, bAytFul2.pri, whole genome shotgun sequence, a single genomic window includes:
- the RTN4RL1 gene encoding reticulon-4 receptor-like 1 gives MLRQGALAELLLVLLGLKVHGAAGCPTDCVCYPSPMTVSCQAHNFVTIPEGIPEDSERIFLQNNQITLLLRGHFSPSMVTLWIYSNNITFIDPNTFEGFVNLEELDLGDNRYLRALAADTFQGLVKLHALYLYKCGLSSLPSGIFGGLHNLQYLYLQDNHIEFLQDDIFVDLVNLSHLFLHGNKLWSLHQNTFRGLINLDRLLIHQNQLQWVHRRAFHDLRRLTTLFLFNNSLSELQGDCLAHLGALEFLRLNGNPWSCDCKARSLWEWLHRFKGSSSSVICESPERMHGKDLKVLRAEDFRNCSGSESLHQIKTHTFSAADRGASKAHHPHHSSKEKGGERGAEKGLHSSQPAPRPGSRRPGKNCTSHKGRNRTLKPVSLGPRKSEHEVHDYVPDYQHKFSFGVMPTGPPRRKGKCTRRTPIRAPSGVQQAAGSAALEASRLVFVLLLAAVMR, from the exons ATGCTCCGCCAAG GGGCCCTCgcggagctgctgctggtgctgctggggctgaaggTCCACGGGGCCGCGGGCTGCCCCACCGACTGCGTCTGCTACCCCTCGCCCATGACCGTCAGCTGCCAGGCCCACAACTTCGTCACCATCCCCGAGGGCATCCCCGAGGACAGCGAGAGGATCTTCCTGCAGAACAACCAGATCACCCTGCTGCTGCGGGGCCACTTCAGCCCCTCCATGGTCACCCTCTGGATCTACTCCAACAACATCACCTTCATCGACCCCAACACCTTCGAGGGGTTCGTCAACCTGGAGGAGCTGGACCTGGGGGATAACCGCTACCTAAGGGCTTTGGCGGCGGACACTTTCCAAGGGCTGGTGAAACTCCACGCCTTGTATCTGTACAAGTGCGGGCTGAGCTCTCTCCCCAGTGGGATATTTGGCGGCCTCCACAACCTGCAATACCTTTACTTGCAAGACAACCACATCGAGTTCCTTCAGGACGATATTTTTGTTGACTTGGTTAACCTCAGCCATCTTTTTCTCCATGGAAACAAGCTCTGGAGCCTCCATCAGAACACATTCAGGGGACTAATAAACCTGGATAGGCTGCTCATCCATCAGAATCAGCTGCAGTGGGTTCACAGGCGGGCTTTCCACGACCTTCGGCGACTGACCACCCTGTTCCTCTTCAACAACAGCCTCTCGGAGCTGCAGGGGGACTGCCTGGCCCACCTGGGAGCCCTGGAGTTCCTCAGGCTGAACGGGAACCCCTGGAGCTGCGACTGCAAGGCCCGCTCGCTCTGGGAGTGGCTGCACCGCTTCAAGGGCTCCAGCTCCAGCGTCATCTGCGAGTCCCCCGAGCGGATGCACGGCAAGGACCTAAAGGTGCTGAGGGCCGAAGACTTTAGGAACTGTTCGGGCTCGGAGTCGCTCCACCAGATCAAAACACACACTTTCTCGGCAGCAGACAGAGGAGCCTCCAAAGCCCACCACCCCCACCACTCCTCCAAGGAGAAGGGCGGCGAGCGAGGGGCCGAGAAGGGTTTGCACAGCAGCCAGCCCGCACCCCGGCCGGGCTCGCGCCGCCCCGGCAAGAACTGCACCAGCCACAAAGGCCGCAACCGAACCCTTAAGCCGGTGTCGCTGGGGCCGCGGAAAAGCGAGCACGAGGTCCACGACTACGTGCCCGACTATCAGCACAAATTCAGCTTCGGCGTGATGCCCACGGGCCCCCCGAGACGCAAGGGTAAGTGCACCCGGCGGACGCCCATCCGCGCCCCCAGCGGGGTGCAGCAGGCGGCCGGCAGCGCGGCCCTCGAGGCCTCGCGCCTGGTTTTTGTGCTGCTGCTAGCGGCCGTCATGCGCTGA